The following proteins come from a genomic window of Geomonas sp. RF6:
- a CDS encoding very short patch repair endonuclease encodes MNRSEMMAAVRSKNTRPEMLVRRLIHSLGYRYRIHRPDLPGKPDLVFPSRKKVIFVHGCFWHQHGCKSSHFPKTNQEYWVPKLEKNVTRDASNLAALAAAGWSFLILWECELKDVSSLQSRICKFLDAVDTPE; translated from the coding sequence ATGAACAGAAGCGAAATGATGGCTGCTGTTCGTTCTAAGAATACGCGCCCTGAAATGCTGGTGCGTCGCTTGATTCATTCCCTTGGTTACCGTTACCGGATTCACCGACCTGACCTCCCTGGTAAGCCGGACCTTGTTTTTCCTAGCCGTAAAAAAGTCATCTTTGTACATGGTTGCTTTTGGCACCAACATGGATGCAAATCCTCTCATTTCCCGAAAACAAACCAAGAATATTGGGTTCCAAAGCTTGAGAAAAATGTCACCCGAGATGCGTCAAATCTAGCAGCGTTAGCTGCTGCAGGGTGGAGTTTTCTTATTCTTTGGGAGTGCGAGTTAAAGGACGTTTCCTCGCTGCAGAGCCGGATTTGCAAGTTTCTTGATGCCGTTGATACCCCTGAATAG